A single Drechmeria coniospora strain ARSEF 6962 chromosome 03, whole genome shotgun sequence DNA region contains:
- a CDS encoding kinesin has protein sequence MTTALPRPTRPTIGSPTLSLNTLPVSKTRKVTGNMSPISPTTSAPGTPRSGLRSPSSSLLPCTPLAASALPSPRLLPSTGKSLRKTVSINSFPHPPATDGRSSSLPFNPLNYDKPRSRKPKSPKEMISPTYVPSTPSLLNGSGDGKSISSARMSDGLISHSSPPHSRSSSAQESYSTSATTYEDSAEGPSSHDPDASGATSPPDKRSSKSEGKGNVLVSVRVRPDANVGQQCPEGEWMVDGRTSLVAYKGKEGGDYYYGTRPDGALPLGHLPGTDPPAPAPAPARLAADSMRLDNVFATHDKNARVYDHIAKRLVRRVMEGYHGTVFAYGMTGTGKTFSMQGTASSPGVIPLAITDIFSYIRETPSREFLLRVSYLEIYNEKIYDLLSMPTGAAVGAAVQQEEIKLREDSKRGVYATPLKEEIVQSPTQLLRVIARGDQARRTASTQFNTRSSRSHAVVQIVVESRERVPGMAAGGADAKRSGILPGGVRVSTLSLIDLAGSERAAESKERRQEGAHINKSLLTLGTVIAKLSEWKDKEAKGGDKEGKHLPYRDSKLTRLLQGALSGNSLVSILCTIQVGAAGSAAAGGHTTETLNTLKFASRAKNNIVSHAKRAEEALGVGGDGGARVLLERYRVEIMELKQQLSMQAKKDRGPDAGRDDEAEKARELEAAERHEEQMLEMQLARTALKERIDHLNRLILSSKSIGVNTNGSMSSLSHYARFSQMSLTASPRSSVVTSNGPRLFPERTASMTSASSTVGRRSSAGRRFSADGDAADGEEDHAGEYGDGTASLTAQNRALRADLADKNRYIATLEKRLLHARRASSSRTSVGFSAGKGILVGEDHSVAAAMKEKDGEIADLRARLDDKDRMLTALRSAARSREVADASFSPRSPTTQLGFLAGEEPPASPTSARPGAKQTRSVDEMNKMLEEMIQDGVETGHIVRGVHGSVRLPANRTLDSLVELPHGMEPLRQSPVPPESHEVMKCKSL, from the coding sequence ATGACGACGGCGTTACCTCGCCCCACGCGGCCGACCATCGGCTCGCCAACTTTGTCCCTCAACACCTTGCCCGTGAGCAAGACCCGAAAGGTGACGGGAAACATGTCACCCATCAGCCCGACGACTTCGGCACCGGGCACGCCGAGGAGCGGCCTTAGatctccttcctcctccctGCTACCGTGCAcacccctcgccgcctcggccttgccTTCGCCCCGTTTGCTCCCTTCGACGGGCAAGTCGCTGCGGAAGACGGTCAGCATCAACTCCTTCCCACACCCGCCCGCCACCGATGGCCGCTCCAGCAGCCTGCCGTTCAACCCGTTGAACTACGACAAGCCCCGGTCGCGAAAGCCCAAGTCTCCGAAGGAGATGATCAGTCCCACCTacgtgccgtcgacgccgagcttgcTGAACGGAAGCGGTGACGGCAAATCCATCAGCAGCGCCCGCATGTCGGATGGTCTAATCAGCCACTCCTCCCCTCCGCACAGTCGAAGTTCCTCGGCCCAAGAGTCCTATtccacctcggccacgacgtACGAGGACTCGGCCGAAGGGCCCTCGTCGCACGACCCGGATGCTTCCGGGGCCACCTCACCCCCTGACAAGCGCTCCTCCAAGTCCGAGGGCAAGGGGAACGTTCTCGTGAGCGTGCGCGTGAGACCCGACGCGAACGTGGGCCAGCAATGCCCCGAAGGAGAGTGGatggtcgacggccgcacctcgctcgtcgcctaCAAGGGCAAGGAGGGCGGTGATTACTATTACGGTACGCGACCTGACGGCGCCCTCCCCCTCGGGCATCTTCCCGGGACGgacccccccgcccccgcccccgcccccgcgCGCCTCGCTGCTGACTCGATGAGACTAGATAACGTGTTTGCGACGCACGACAAGAACGCGCGCGTCTACGATCACATCGCCAAGAGGCTGGTCCGCAGGGTCATGGAGGGGTACCACGGCACCGTCTTCGCCTACGGCAtgaccggcaccggcaagacCTTCTCCATGCAGGGAaccgcctcctcccccgGCGTCATCCCGCTCGCCATCACCGACATCTTCTCCTACATCCGCGAGACGCCATCCCGCGAGTTCCTGCTGCGCGTGAGCTACCTAGAAATCTACAACGAGAAGATTTACGACCTGCTGAGCATGCccaccggcgccgccgtcggggccgcCGTGCAGCAGGAGGAAATCAAGCTGCGCGAGGACAGCAAGCGAGGCGTCTACGCGACCCCCCTGAAAGAGGAGATTGTCCAGAGCCCGACGCAGCTGCTGCGGGTCATCGCCCGCGGCGACCAGGCTCGTCGAACGGCGAGCACCCAGTTCAACACGCGCAGCTCGCGCAGCCACGCCGTCGTGcagatcgtcgtcgagagccGCGAGCGCGTGCCCGGcatggcggccggcggcgccgacgccaagCGGTCCGGCATCCTCCCGGGCGGCGTTCGCGTCTCGACCCTCAGCCTGATCGACCTCGCCGGTTCCGagagggcggccgagtccAAGGAGCGGCGCCAGGAAGGCGCCCACATCAACAAGAGCCTGCTGACGctcggcaccgtcatcgccaAGCTCTCCGAGTGGAAGgacaaggaggccaaggggGGAGACAAGGAGGGGAAGCACCTGCCGTACCGCGACAGCAAGCTCACCCGCCTGCTGCAGGGGGCCCTCTCGGGCAACTCGCTCGTCAGCATCCTCTGCACAATACAagtcggtgccgccggcagtgccgccgccggcggccacaCGACCGAGACGCTCAACACGCTCAAGTTCGCGTCGAGGGCCAAGAACAACATCGTCAGCCACGCCAAGAGGGCCGAGGAagcgctcggcgtcggcggcgacggaggcgccAGGGTGCTCCTCGAACGGTACCGCGTCGAAATCATGGAGCTCAAGCAGCAGCTGAGCATGCAGGCGAAGAAGGACCGCGGCCCGGACGCCGGGAgggacgacgaagccgaaaaggcgcgcgagctcgaggcggccgagcggcaCGAGGAGCAGATGCTGGAGATGCAGCTCGCGAGAACGGCGCTCAAGGAGCGCATCGACCACCTCAACCGGCTCATCCTCAGCTCCAAGTCGATCGGCGTCAACACCAACGGATCGATGAGCTCCCTGAGCCACTACGCGCGCTTCTCCCAGATGTCGCTcacggcgtcgccgcggtcCTCGGTCGTCACCTCGAACGGGCCGAGGCTGTTCCCGGAACGGACGGCCTCgatgacgtcggcgtcgtcgacggtcggcCGCCGATCGAGTGCCGGACGCCGCTTCTCCGCCGACggggacgcggccgacggggaggaggacCACGCGGGCGAgtacggcgacggcacggcgtcgCTGACGGCACAGAACCGAGCGCTGCGGGCCGATTTGGCGGACAAGAACCGGTACATCGCGACGCTCGAGAAGCGGCTGCTTCACGCCCGCcgagcgagctcgtcgcggACCTCGGTCGGCTTTTCGGCCGGCAagggcatcctcgtcggcgaggaccacagtgtcgcggcggcgatgaaggagAAGGACGGCGAGATCGCCGACCTTCGCGCgcggctcgacgacaaggaccgCATGCTCACGGCCCTGCGCAGCGCCGCTCGATCACGAGAAGTCGCCGACGCGTCCTTTTCGCCTCGGTCCCCCACCACGCAGCTCGGCTtccttgccggcgaggagccgccggccagcccgacgtcggcgaggccgggcGCGAAGCAGACGcggagcgtcgacgagatgaACAAGATGCTCGAGGAGATGATTCAGGATGGTGTCGAGACGGGCCACATCGTTCGCGGCGTCCACGGCAGTGTCCGGCTGCCCGCGAACCGAACGCTGGActcgctcgtcgagctcccCCACGGCATGGAGCCGCTGCGACAGAGCCCCGTGCCGCCGGAGAGTCACGAGGTGATGAAATGCAAGTCCCTATGA
- a CDS encoding TAFII55 protein conserved region containing protein encodes MSAPRDAAEATTPAPPPKPRLKINVSRSSSFVGDVGSAQSPRPPASAAPSVTPSDGPRKVKLKISSSQPPTPAVERTPLPQLPPPPPPLLKTKAGRQPKPSQKLVESKKRPIDGGEDGDENGKHAKHPKHPKHAKSHPPSSATKIKIRQASKAGLTQLVLKPRGRPPHHPPGDGYDSEASDRELDPAIEEQFILRMLPGEHCDYVRWCMENGKMGVPRSQGGADIALKFFDEDSRRAAVTVKGQPFAAVMLDLPTITEAMKTWDKKSLMKSADICQMLFVFATIKDESEAKSVPLPPMIDGNFKWPHGLTPPMHDCVNRRFAKTISRKEIEDKEAEVERLLAEDAKALSTRWEWVDERQMDAEDEYGADEDAEGELDDSLGYFGEDHAHDHHDHDHDHDGHPAEDFDDPSLQADLEAAFENDLFADTPATGMDASTPMMQADTPAAALHDSIENDEEESDDDDDDDDDDDDDDLDEDQRARRDEEQGVRDIINDMQKQLTRRREDLEKTANKILRSRLENQIKQLKSEIELKMSSIGLEMDD; translated from the coding sequence ATGTCTGCGCCgcgcgatgccgccgaggcaacaacgcccgcgccgccgcctaaGCCGCGGCTCAAGATCAACGTCAGCCGCTCATCCTccttcgtcggcgacgtcggctcGGCACAGTCACCACGtccgcccgcctcggccgctcccTCGGTGACGCCCAGCGACGGTCCGCGCAAGGTCAAGCTCAAGATCAGCTCGTCGCAGCCGCCCACGCCGGCGGTGGAGAGGACGCCTCTGCCGCAGcttccgcctccgcctccgccgctgCTCAAGACCAAGGCAGGACGGCAGCCGAAGCCGAGCCAGAAGCTAGTCGAGAGCAAGAAGCGGCCCAtcgacggtggcgaagatggcgacgagaACGGAAAGCATGCCAAGCATCCTAAGCATCCCAAGCACGCCAAGTCTcacccgccgtcgtcggcgaccaAGATCAAGATACGGCAGGCCTCGAAGGCGGGGCTGACTCAATTGGTGCTCAAGCCGCGAGGTCGTCCGCCGCATCACCCGCCCGGAGACGGCTACGACTCCGAAGCGAGCGACAGGGAGCTCGACCCGGCCATCGAGGAGCAGTTCATCCTGCGCATGCTCCCCGGCGAGCATTGCGACTACGTCCGGTGGTGCATGGAGAACGGCAAGATGGGCGTGCCCCGGAGccagggcggcgccgacatcGCCCTCAAGTTTTTCGACGAGGACtcgcgccgcgccgccgtgaCGGTCAAGGGTCAGccctttgccgccgtcaTGCTCGACCTGCCGACGATCACCGAAGCCATGAAGACGTGGGACAAGAAGTCGCTCATGAAATCGGCCGACATCTGCCAGATGCTCTTCGTTTTCGCCACCATCAaggacgagagcgaggcAAAGTcggtgccgctgccgcccatGATCGACGGCAACTTCAAGTGGCCGCACGGCCTCACCCCGCCCATGCATGACTGCGTCAACCGCCGGTTCGCCAAGACCATCAGCCGCAAGGAGATCGAGGACAAGGAAGCCGAGGTGGAGCGCCTGCTCGCCGAAGACGCCAAGGCGCTCTCGACGAGGTGGGAATGGGTGGACGAGCGCCAGatggacgccgaggacgagtacggcgccgacgaggacgctgAGGGTGAGCTCGACGACAGCCTCGGCTATTTCGGGGAGGACCATGCCCACGAccaccacgaccacgaccacgaccacgacggccACCCCGCCGAAGACTTTGACGACCCCAGCCTGCaggccgacctcgaggcggcgTTCGAGAACGATCTGTTCGCCGACACGCCCGCCACCGGCATGGACGCGTCTACGCCCATGATGCAGGCCGACacacccgccgccgctctgcACGATAGCATCGAgaacgacgaggaggagtcggacgacgacgacgacgacgatgacgatgatgacgacgatgatctGGACGAGGACCAGCGAGCTCGCCGTGACGAGGAGCAGGGCGTGCGCGACATCATCAATGACATGCAGAAGCAGCTTACCCGCCGCCGGGAAGATCTCGAGAAGACGGCCAACAAGATTCTTCGCTCTCGGCTGGAGAACCAGATCAAGCAGCTCAAGTCCGAAATTGAGCTCAAGATGTCCTCTATCGGCCTCGAGATGGATGACTGA
- a CDS encoding putative cytochrome P450 51, translated as MGLLQNVIGHPLAQQFQTLGFGSQIAIALGAFVALSVVVNVASQFMFKNPNEPPLVFHWFPFLGSTITYGMDPPSFFKENRAKHGDVFTFVLLGKRTTVAVGPAGNDFILNGKLKDVNAEEIYTVLTTPVFGRDVVYDCPNAKLMEQKKFMKIALTTEAFRSYVPIIAGEVQSYFKKDADFKGQSGIIDIPKKMAEITIFTASHALQGSAIRNKFDTSLAALYHDLDMGFTPINFMLHWAPLPWNRKRDHAQQTVAKIYMDTIRERRANKHDDELDMMKHLMNSTYKNGLRVPDHEVAHMMIALLMAGQHSSSSTSSWIMLRLAQKPNILEELYQEQVKALGAGLPPLSYEDLAKLPLNQAIVKETLRLHAPIHSILRAVKQPMAVPGTKYVIPTSHTLLAAPGVSASDANYFPQPDEWDPHRWLPGSPNAPILSRSSDEEEKIDYGYGLVSKGAASPYLPFGAGRHRCIGEQFANVQLQTIVAEVVRLVKLSNVDGGHDLIGTDYASLFSRPLEPAKVRWEWRK; from the exons atgggcCTCCTTCAGAATGTCATCGGCCACCCGCTCGCGCAGCAGTTCCAGACCCTCGGCTTCGGTTCGCAGATCGCCATAGCCTTGGGAGCCTTCGTcgccctctccgtcgtcgtcaatgTCGCGAGCCAGTTCATGTTCAAGAACCCCAACGAACCCCCGCTGGTCTTCCACTGGTTTCCCTTTCTCGGCAGCACCATCACCTACGGCATGGATCCTCCCAGCTTCTTCAAGGAGAACAGGGCCAAG CACGGCGATGTTTTCACCTTTGTCCTACTCGGAAAGCGCACGACTGTCGCCGTTGGCCCGGCCGGAAACGACTTCATCTTGAACGGCAAGCTCAAGGATGTCAACGCCGAAGAGATTTACACTGTCTTGACGACCCCCGTCTTTGGCCGGGACGTCGTCTACGACTGCCCCAACGCGAAGCTCATGGAGCAGAAGAAG TTTATGAAGATTGCCCTTACGACCGAAGCGTTCCGCTCCTACGTCcccatcatcgccggcgaggtgCAGTCCTACTTCAAGAAGGATGCCGACTTCAAAGGCCAGTCCGGCATCATCGACATTCCCAAGAAGATGGCCGAGATCACCATATTTACCGCCTCGCACGCTCTCCAGGGCAGCGCCATCCGCAACAAGTTTGACACCTCCCTGGCGGCCCTCTATCACGACCTCGACATGGGCTTCACCCCCATCAACTTCATGCTTCACTGGGCGCCTCTCCCCTGGAACCGAAAGCGCGACCATGCTCAGCAGACCGTTGCCAAGATTTACATGGACACCATCCGAGAGCGACGAGCCAACaagcatgacgacgagctggacATGATGAAGCACCTCATGAACTCGACGTACAAGAACGGCCTTCGCGTCCCCGACCACGAGGTTGCCCACATGATGATTGCCCTGCTCATGGCCGGTCAAcactcgtcgtcctcgaccagcTCCTGGATCATGCTCCGACTTGCGCAGAAGCCCAACATCCTCGAGGAGCTCTACCAGGAGCAGGTCAAGGCTCTGGGCGCCGGCTTGCCTCCTCTCAGCTACGAGGACCTCGCCAAGCTGCCGCTGAACCAGGCGATCGTCAAGGAGACGCTCCGACTGCACGCGCCCATCCACTCCATCCTGCGTGCGGTGAAGCAGCCGATGGCGGTTCCCGGTACCAAGTACGTGATTCCGACGTCCCACACGCTGCTCGCCGCCCCGGGCGTCAGCGCGAGCGACGCCAACTACTTCCCTCAGCCCGACGAGTGGGACCCTCACCGCTGGTTGCCGGGTTCCCCCAACGCCCCGATCCTCTCCCGAAgctccgacgaggaggagaagatcGACTATGGCTACGGCTTGGTCAGCAAGGGTGCCGCCTCGCCCTATCTCCCCTTCGGTGCCGGCCGGCACCGTTGCATCGGTGAGCAATTCGCCAACGTCCAACTGCAgaccatcgtcgccgaggttgTCCGTCTGGTCAAGCTCAGCAACGTGGACGGCGGTCACGACTTGATCGGCACGGACTATGCCTCGCTCTTCTCGCGACCGCTAGAGCCCGCCAAAGTTCGGTGGGAGTGGAGAAAGTAG
- a CDS encoding putative NADH-ubiquinone oxidoreductase 12 kDa subunit, mitochondrial precursor, protein MPTPESELFKSQKPKVPPTFNGVDYDDTKAFKAAEDSIIREQWVGAMMTRLVGEELGKCYTREGVNHLENCGQLREKYLQLLASNKIKGTKFLQQNYLEKKDEEMDLEAKVHTSNKISRLNEGRFAS, encoded by the exons ATGCCGACACCCGAGTCTGAGCTCTTCAAGAGCCAAAAGCCCAAGGTCCCTCCGACATTCAACGGCGTCGACTACGACGACACCAAGGCCttcaaggcggccgaggactcTATCATTCGAGAGCAATGGGTGGGCGCGATGATGACAcgccttgtcggcgaggaactGGGCAAATGCTACACGCGGGAGGGCGTCAACCACCTGGAGAACTGCGGTCAACTGCGAG AGAAATACCTGCAACTGCTGGCGTCGAACAAGATTAAGGGTACCAAGTTCCTGCAGCAAAACTACTTGGAGaagaaggacgaggagatggactTGGAGGCCAAGGTGCACACGAGCAACAAGATCAGCCGGCTCAACGAGGGCCGATTTGCCTCATGA
- a CDS encoding glucose repressible protein Grg1, translated as MDSIKQGANYISESAKQAMHGVSKDANKEVAKDNNAPIGTRASAAKDALGDKFNENKHDAKAEAHKQQI; from the exons atggacTCTATCAAGCAGGGTGCCAACTACATCTCGGAGAGCGCCAAGCAAGCCATGCATGGCGTGTCCAAGGACGCCAACAAGGAGGTCGCCAAGGATAACAACGCCCCCATTGGCACTCG tgcctcggccgccaaggaTGCTCTCGGCGACAAATTCAACGAGAACAAGCATGATGCCAAGGCGGAAGCCCACAAGCAGCAGATTTGA
- a CDS encoding emopamil binding protein: MAVDADFSSLPPDLFDTTTIISLLFTVVIVVAAYAVSRVVLSPSTSTSLRFLFIWHLADALCHFLLEGSFLYHCFFSYIVPAEVGGGVVPDVAGLYPTPYNFLGHEDRRIYGPQAGGSNPFAQLWMVYARADRRWAGADLGVICLELLTVFFDGPLAVFICYLIANNNPKASVWMIVLATCELYGGFMTFCPEWLTGNINLDGSNFMYMWVYLVFFNMLWVFIPLYAIWHSFNDICHAFAVRAAKKNL; encoded by the exons atggccgtcgatgccgattTCTCGTCCCTGCCCCCGGATCTGTTTGACACGACGACCATCATCTCGCTCCtcttcaccgtcgtcatcgtcgtcgccgcctatGCCGTCTCCCGCGTCGTCctctcgccatcgacctcgacgagcctgcGCTTCCTCTTCATCTGGCACCTCGCCGATGCGTTGTGTCATTTCCTCCTCGAGGGAAGCTTCCTCTACCACTGCTTCTTCTCCTACATTGTCCCCGCCGAggtcggtggcggcgtcgttcctgacgtcgccggcctctaTCCGACGCCGTACAACTTTCTCGGTCACGAGGACCGGCGGATATACGGCCCGCAGGCGGGCGGGAGCAACCCCTTCGCGCAGCTGTGGATGGTGTACGCCAGGGCCGATCGGCGATGGGCCGGCGCTGATTTG GGGGTGATTTGCCTGGAGCTGCTCACCGTCTTCTTCGACGGCCCGCTGGCCGTCTTTATCTGCTACCTGATTGCCAACAACAATCCCAAGGCGAGCGTCTGGATGATTGTGCTCGCCACCTGCGAGCTCTACGGCGGCTTTATGACATTCTGCCCCGAGTGGCTCACCGGCAAcatcaacctcgacggcagcaacttcatgtacatgtgggTGTACCTCGTCTTCTTCAACATGCTGTGGGTATTCATCCCGCTCTACGCCATCTGGCACTCGTTCAACGACATCTGCCATGCGTTTGCGGTGCGTGCGGCCAAGAAAAACCTGTAA